A single region of the Candidatus Eisenbacteria bacterium genome encodes:
- a CDS encoding TatD family hydrolase, whose product MIDTHAHLSHRQFDRDREDVLARAFGAGMELIVEVGFDVVSSRAAVSLCRDRSSIVGSVGIHPHDSDKATPDGLKEIESLSQDASVVAIGETGLDFFRNFSPRDTQEKLFGQHIKMSQKANKPLIMHSRASAQRVLEILLEETRDGSILGVLHCFSGDESSLGKGLELGLYFGVGSSLTYSGEKSHELVRRIPIDKVLVETDSPYLSPAPFRGKRNEPVYLRFVVEKLSEILNMPVPEIERKTSANAKTLFLGG is encoded by the coding sequence GTGATTGATACTCACGCCCATCTCTCGCACAGACAATTCGACAGAGACAGGGAGGATGTGCTTGCGAGGGCTTTCGGCGCCGGAATGGAGCTTATCGTTGAAGTCGGCTTCGACGTAGTTTCTTCCAGAGCTGCGGTCTCCCTCTGCCGGGACAGAAGTTCAATCGTCGGATCCGTGGGCATACATCCGCACGATTCAGACAAGGCGACTCCCGATGGGCTCAAGGAAATCGAATCGCTTTCACAGGATGCTTCGGTTGTGGCCATCGGAGAAACCGGGCTGGATTTTTTCAGGAATTTCTCCCCGCGCGACACTCAGGAGAAGCTCTTCGGGCAGCACATCAAGATGTCGCAGAAAGCCAACAAGCCTCTCATCATGCACAGCAGGGCATCTGCCCAACGGGTGCTGGAAATCCTGCTTGAAGAAACGAGAGATGGAAGCATACTGGGCGTCCTCCATTGTTTCTCGGGAGATGAATCTTCTCTCGGGAAGGGCCTGGAACTCGGACTCTATTTCGGGGTCGGCAGCTCTCTCACGTATTCAGGCGAGAAGTCACATGAGCTGGTACGGAGAATTCCTATTGATAAGGTCCTCGTCGAGACGGATTCGCCCTACCTTTCACCCGCTCCATTTCGAGGAAAAAGAAACGAGCCCGTTTACCTTCGTTTTGTTGTAGAGAAGCTGTCCGAGATCCTTAACATGCCGGTTCCGGAGATAGAGAGGAAGACTTCTGCAAATGCAAAAACGCTCTTTCTCGGTGGTTGA
- the rsmA gene encoding 16S rRNA (adenine(1518)-N(6)/adenine(1519)-N(6))-dimethyltransferase RsmA, translating into MQKRSFSVVDRAGAPRPRRALSQNFLIDQNIARKIVNALSVEKGDRVLEIGAGTGALTRHLVLTPGTIYAVEKDQRLWTQLQQEFPGVNIFGTDFLKVSLQTMLVMYSATEKEAIEVISGTLPLEDSTCFKVVGNLPYHLTTKIILHLIKYRRAISSAVLMVQKEYAERMTANPGGKSYGSLTVLLSYYGKVDKLFGVSRNCFRPKPKVDSTVVRIQFYSLPRVHPKDEEFLFKIVRGSFGKRRKTLANALSSSLKVEKEFVERAMEETGISPSRRGESLSLEEFVKLSNSLRAHSS; encoded by the coding sequence ATGCAAAAACGCTCTTTCTCGGTGGTTGACAGGGCCGGCGCACCCAGACCCAGAAGGGCTCTAAGTCAGAACTTTCTCATTGACCAGAACATTGCAAGGAAGATTGTGAATGCGCTTTCGGTCGAAAAAGGCGATCGGGTCCTGGAGATTGGGGCGGGAACAGGAGCGCTCACGAGGCACCTGGTGTTAACACCAGGCACCATATACGCTGTTGAGAAAGACCAGCGGCTCTGGACGCAGCTTCAACAGGAATTCCCTGGAGTAAATATCTTCGGTACTGACTTTCTCAAAGTCAGTCTTCAAACGATGCTGGTCATGTATTCCGCAACAGAAAAGGAGGCGATTGAGGTTATTTCCGGGACGCTTCCCTTGGAGGATTCAACGTGTTTCAAAGTTGTCGGCAACCTCCCCTATCATCTCACTACGAAGATTATCCTCCATTTGATAAAATACAGGCGGGCCATCTCGAGCGCGGTTCTGATGGTCCAGAAGGAGTATGCCGAGAGAATGACTGCCAATCCCGGAGGAAAGTCCTACGGCTCGCTTACAGTCCTCCTGTCGTACTACGGCAAGGTTGACAAGCTGTTTGGCGTTTCGAGGAACTGCTTCAGACCAAAGCCGAAAGTCGATTCAACGGTTGTTCGGATTCAATTTTATTCCCTTCCCCGCGTTCATCCCAAAGATGAAGAATTCTTGTTCAAGATCGTGAGGGGAAGTTTCGGGAAACGGCGGAAGACGCTGGCGAATGCCCTTTCGTCTTCGCTCAAGGTCGAGAAAGAGTTTGTCGAAAGAGCTATGGAAGAGACCGGGATCAGTCCCTCAAGAAGAGGTGAAAGTTTGAGTCTCGAAGAATTCGTGAAACTCTCAAACTCTCTCAGGGCACATTCCTCATGA